The following proteins come from a genomic window of Methanocella conradii HZ254:
- a CDS encoding dihydroorotate dehydrogenase electron transfer subunit, translating into MRPISAKILKVIDETPTIKTFRLDTAGWLKGKPGQFVMVWARGVDEVPMALSYEDGITVQRVGEATEAMFRLKEGDTLGIRGPYGNGWELVGDNILIISGGVGSAPLAPLAEKAAAIGVQVTVLAGYRTKEEVHFETRYRKAGKTLISTDDGSYGHKGFVTDLMRDIDLSMYTQIYCCGPEKMMYRVLGILDGHKMADRSQFSLQRHMKCGIGVCGSCCIDPDGLRVCRDGPVFRGDTLISSELGRYARDGSGRRLKLWL; encoded by the coding sequence ATGAGGCCCATAAGTGCTAAAATTTTGAAGGTTATTGATGAGACTCCTACAATTAAGACCTTTAGGCTCGATACGGCGGGCTGGCTCAAGGGAAAGCCCGGGCAATTCGTCATGGTCTGGGCTAGAGGGGTAGATGAGGTGCCTATGGCCCTCTCCTATGAGGATGGCATCACCGTTCAGAGGGTGGGCGAGGCCACAGAGGCCATGTTCAGGCTAAAAGAAGGCGACACGCTCGGCATCCGGGGGCCTTATGGCAACGGGTGGGAGCTTGTGGGCGATAATATCTTAATCATTTCAGGAGGCGTAGGCTCAGCGCCGCTGGCGCCTCTGGCCGAAAAGGCCGCAGCCATAGGGGTACAGGTGACCGTATTGGCGGGGTACAGGACGAAAGAAGAGGTCCACTTCGAGACAAGGTACAGGAAGGCTGGAAAGACGCTTATATCCACAGATGACGGTAGCTATGGCCATAAGGGTTTCGTGACCGACCTTATGAGGGATATAGACTTAAGTATGTACACTCAAATATATTGTTGCGGCCCGGAAAAGATGATGTATCGTGTCCTGGGCATCCTGGATGGGCATAAGATGGCTGACCGCTCGCAGTTCAGCCTGCAGCGACACATGAAATGCGGCATAGGCGTGTGCGGAAGCTGCTGTATCGACCCGGATGGCTTGAGGGTTTGCAGGGATGGCCCGGTGTTCAGGGGCGATACGCTGATAAGCTCCGAGCTCGGAAGGTATGCCAGGGATGGTAGCGGCAGGAGGCTGAAATTATGGCTATAA